The Haematobia irritans isolate KBUSLIRL chromosome 1, ASM5000362v1, whole genome shotgun sequence DNA segment tagaaaattttgacaaaattttatttctatagaaaattttgacaaaatttcatttatagaaaatgttgtcaaaattttatttctatagaaaattttgacaaaatttcatttatagaaaattttgtcaatattttatttatatagaaaattttgtcaaaattttatttccatagaatattttgtcaaaatttaatttttacagaaaattttgccaaaattttatttctatagaaaattatgccaaaattttatttctatagaaaattttgtcaaaattttagttcaatagaaaattttgtgaaaattttatttgtatagaaaactttgaaaaaaattgatttctatagaaaattttgtcaaaatattatttctatagaaaactttgtcaaaattttagttctagagaaaattttgtcaaaaatttagttcaacagaaaattttgttaaagttttagttctatagaaaattttgtcaaaaatttagttctatagaaaattttgtcaaaattttatttctatagaaaatttcgtcaaaattttaattcaatagaaaattttgtaaaaatttagttctattggtaggcttttagttccatagaaaaatttgtcaaaattgtatttctatagaaaattttgtcaaaatttgagttctatagaaaatgttgtcaaaattttatttctttagaaaatgttgttaaaattttatttttatagaaaatttcgtcaaaattttatttttattttctatattttatccaaattttatttctttagaaacaattttatttatatagacaattttgtcaaaattttagttctattaaatatttgtcaaaattttatttctatagaaaagaaaattttgtccaaattttagttctattaaaattttgtcaaaattttatttatatagaaaattttgtccaaattttatttttatagaagtttttgtcaaatttttagttctataggaaattttaattctatagaatgttttgtaaagatttcaattctatagaaatttgaaaatataccAACCATCAAGAAGTCGCAACGATTGTATTTAGACACTTAATCGTAACATacgaaccatagcgataggcggtaggcgaacacttatttacgtgcatttcttatgggaagatcAAAATGCGTAACGGAATACCGCTATGGCCAGCGGCGCACAGTGTTACGAAAGCGGCAAAAAATATGTGCTtcgatttttattatattcatcttcaaatccaaaaaaataaatcgtACAATTgactagttcaacagaaaattttgttaaagttttagttctattatattacatgttagcctgataccgaaacaggcaattgacgtccaaatgcattatatctaattatacaattattattcgagctttatggacagatatagattaaggaacatggttaatagagccattgaaaagaaaacgccagatacaaatctatacacgcctggactgtacatgtttcggttcgggcgaatgaacctttccacagcctttagtatagatctgccaccgtggtgcaatggttagcatgcccgccttgcatacacaaggtcgtgggttcgattcctgcttcgaccgaacaccaaaaagtttttcagcggtggattatcccacctcagtgatgctggtgacatttctgagggtttcaaagcttctctaagtggtttcactacaatgtggaacgccgttcggactcggctataaaaaggaggtcccttgtcattgagcttaacatggaatcgggcagcactcagtgataagagagaagttcaccaatgtggtatcacaatggactgaatagtctaagtgagcctgatacatcgggctgccacctaacctaacctaacctagtatagatctggctgggagagataactcaattttgggccctttatgctaactccttatggagaaaactccttagttctatagaaaattttgtcaaaaatttagttctataaaaaattttgtcaaaattttatttctatagaaaatttcgtcaaaattttaattcaatagaaaattttgtaaaaaatttagttctatagaaaattttctccaaattttatttctatagaaaactttgacaaaatttgatttctatagaaaactttgtcaaaatttttgccactcgcgccaaaaaataatctaccaaaattggtaggTTTTGTtagttttgtaacaaaaacaacCAAAGACTCAAcatgacattttatttccaaagtaaattttgttaaaaagtttatttctatagaaaattttgtgaaaaataatattgccatagaaaattttgcaaaaatgttttatagaaaatttcgtaaatttttttatttttatagaaaattttgtcaaaattttatttttatagacaattttgtaaaattttatttccatggaaaattttgtcaaaattttattttatagaaaattttgtcaaaattgtatttcttagaaaattttgtcaaaattgtatttcttaagaaattttttcaacattttattttcatagacaattttgtcaaaattttatttctatagaaaatgttgtcaaaattttatttctatagaaaactttgacaaaatttgatttctatagaaaattttgtaaaaaattgatttttgttgtttttgatttcagcgtgCCTTGTCtaaattacaagtgtagcttaaccaacaaaggaaaataatgtttgtcaaatttatttgggcaaagccctatagactgcaagatggttggatggacgcacgtttcggaattaccacattcctcatcagcatcctctacttgcagcaaaactatcaactaattatcagaataaattcaggcagttcactaaacccaaaaatgaaccacacttgaaccttccgaaaaaaggtttatacgacagccggcttatgccgaaataaattcgttgttgatttcagcttaaaaccatgcattgactaaactacaagtatagcttaaccaacagaggaaatgaaaaaaaaacaataacaaaataaaacgaatgaaaattttatttctatagaaaattttgtccaaattttatttctatagaaaatgttgtcaaaattttatttctatagaaaattttgtccaatttttatttctatagaaaattttgtcaaaattttatttctatagaaaattttgtcaaaattttatttccatagaaaattttgtcaaaattttatttctatagaaaattttgtccaaattttatttctatagaaaattttgtcaaaattttatttctatagaaaattttgtccaaattttatttctatagaaaattttgtccaatttttatttctatagaaaattttgtccaaattttatttctatagaaaattttgtcaaaattccggttcagttttaaatatagctcccatatatatcattcgcctgaTATATACTAATATAGCCCCAGCAGCCAGAATTTAAacttgatttgctttaaatgttGCACAAAGAGTGCTactgatagtgtcgtaaagtgtggcgaattttggttgaaatcggttcagatttagatacagcttccttatatatctttcgcccgatataaacTTATAtggttccagaagccagagttttaaattgtacagggagtggaattaacGTTATCGATGTACATGCCAatttcggttgaaatcggttcagatttagatagctcccatatatatatttcgttcgatttacactcatttgacccctaaggtcaaatttgtaatacgaattaaattttgtacaaggagtggaattaacattgtatatgtgcgtgctaaatttggtttaaatcggttcagattggccaaaatacccacattttccatgtaaaaactccactgctaagtcgaaaactagtaaaatttactccaagtttcctatacttctaataaataagatttaaatgtttcgtttattttttactaacattttattccaccccagggcattagccgacttacatttaaagtttataaaatttttagaactctagcaaattttgtccagatcgggtcagatttaaatatatgtatatgggaacataacccTTTATAAATATGTAGCACCCaaaacattggacggatttgatatgctatcgaaaatgtggatctacaaagtggtgcagggtataatacagccggccccgccagactttagaccatccttacttgttttttcttttttgtttttttgtttttttttttttttttttttaacacgtATGCTTTATAACATttgataaaagattttgtcttgtacaatttttgaatgttttagaaactattggaaaaataaagtaacgttaatttttcaaatttttttttctgaattgaaAACTAACAacaattataaaacaaaatcaaaaaaagaaatgaaatttggacaaacaggaaaaaaaataaatttttaatcttttgcaaaaataacgttacttttttaaaattagaaaaaaattattcgtggagtttgtaaggcttgatGTCATGTTataataaaacgaaataaaatttttgagaaaattttctatataaaaaaaacaaattttgactaaatcttctatttagaaataaaattttcacgaaaccttctatagaaaaaatacaaaattttctagaaatgaaatttttacaaattttctatagaaataattttttttttgacaaattttgacaaaattttctctatatagaactaaaattttgacaaaattttctatattgaaataaaattttgacaaaattttctatgggaataacttTTATATAGAGATTCCGCTATCAggacggagtggagcgaaggtggggaaagGGTtccattttgtccgtttttttttcttaaattgaaagtagagggttgtccgtaaatgggaacttggtacataattttatgattttagcACAGGCTCATGCCAGACTTCTTTATAgtaaataacttaaatttacatgaaattggcagctaacgtagagggtgcatcattttccggtATTTGTTCGGGAAATGGATGTTCTCCAtgtccaacattttaacaaatgttaatgtggtaaacttttttattacttttacaTTTTCCCATTTATTGGTTGGGAAACAGTAAgtttttgtatgttattataatatagtgcttaattttcaggtatgttgaggagaaggatacctttccttgacaaaccacacttaaaattcacaagacatatagaagattgtccaaagtAGTCCTATTTGTTTGAAAgacttcaaatcttttcgaattcgttttcagcacgaaggataggtTGACTAAGTAACGcacaatgttcctacaaatacgcttcggaaggcgcagcgaagcgggccgggttacgctagttttctaaagaaataaaattttacaaaattttctatagaaataaaattttgacaaaatttcctataggaataaaattttgacaaaattttctataggaataaaattttgtcaaaatattctatagaaataaaattttgtcaaaattttctatagaaataaaattttgacaaaattttctatagaaataaaagttcgcaaaattttctaaagaaataaaattttgacaaacttttctataggaataaaattttgcaacattttcgacagaaataaaattttgcaacattttttataaaaataaaatgttgacaaaatttttatagaaataaaatgttgacaaaatttttatagaaataaaattttgacaaaatttttatagaaataaaattttgacaaaattttcgatatagaaataaaaatttgacaaaattttctatataaaaataaaatgttgacaaaattttctatagaaataaaattttgctaaattttctttagaaataaaattttgacaaaactttctatagaaataaaattttgacaaattttctatagaaataaaaatttgacaacattgtctatagaaataaaattttgacaaattttctatagaaataaaattttgacaaattttctatagaaataaaattttgacaaattttctatagaaataaaattttgacaaattttctatttaaaaataaaattttgacaaaattttctattgaaataaaattttgacaaaattttttatagaaataaaattttgcaaaattttctttagaaataaaattttgacaaaaagctttctatagaaataaaatattggctaaaatcctttagaaataaaattttgtcaaaaaagtttGAACCGgtttctcgaaaaaatccccaaatttgtggaaattccccaccaagcccccaagtccccaactcaaatcTTTCGtacccattcacgaaaaaatatcgccAATTTGGGGGAAATCTCCAATACTGACAACACTGCCTCCTTCTTTTTGTGTTCATTCATTGTATGGGATTGAAGCACTGTGCAGCGTGTCGCCGAATGAAAAATCGTTTCTaatttattgacaaaaaatggtatagtgttgccatcgcctatcaaatttttgaattcaccACTCGGCATTGCTGTtgcctaaaaaaaaaacaggaaaataGGAAACTTATATTGTATTTGTTGTCGCGCAAAAAATGTTTTGCCTACCgcttatcgctatggttatatttacacaatattataaaatgttaattatttattaaaatttccattaattGTTTTATCATTTCTATATGCCATAATTTCAGGATAAACCCTGGGTATTTGCCCACTTGCAACAATTGCAACGACGTCTGGGAAAGGATGCCTTCCCTCTGATTGAACAAACGTTCTTCCCTTCACCCAAATATTTGGTAAgttcttcaaaaaaatttttcaacataaaaaaaaaccatAAACTTTTTTAACTTCGAATTTTGATACCATCAATGGAGGGTTTTTCgatatatttcgtttttttttttttaaattttaaaatcaaataacaTTTCTTTTGTATGATTCATAAGACTTAATAACTATAAcacataaaattacaattatacgaaaaaaaaaacatttatataatACATTACTAAAATCTAATGGACAGATAGATAAACAATTATTATGGTTAAATGTAGAGAGAAAGACAGAGTGAAAGAGCGAGCGACATCTATGTAACACAACTGTAATCGATGGCAAATAATTTTGGTATATGTTTCGATATGTGTCCCTAGAGTTTTatcgatagtttttttttctcaaactaCAATCCATTTATCGTAAGGATATTAGGAATTTAGCATCAATGGCTTGTGTGTATGTAAGTTAATTACTCGATCTACAATCGTCATAGGATACTGTCTTCCTCCAACGACATTTAATGACGGGCTCCGAGAATGAACGATTTATCGATGGGAAACAGGCACTGTGACGTGTCTCACAATCACTGCCAGAAAATGGTGACCATTTACATTCATCAAATGAAAGATTTTTATCCGAGCTTCTGTTGCCAAAACTGAGTCTTATCTGAAATGAATAGCAGGAaaacatagaaaattaaatttcagttACTATTTTGGAACAAGGATCATGCAGCCTACAatgaaaaagaaatatatttacttAGTATTAAATATTAGGCAACCTAAAATTGAGAACAAGCTACTTAGACAATATTTAgaataaatttcttaaaaataatcaaattttaatttaaaaaaagttattaatctttttttcaatttttttattaaattctttaaaatattaaatttttttaatttaaaaaaaatataatttttgttcctcaaaattttttttacttaatgtaggaaataaattttaaaaaaatgttgtccctcCTTTAAAGTCGTGTGTAGATTGTCctcaaattaattgaaatattgaatctttagatttaagataaaaacgcttaaaACATACACATAAaacattcacgaaaatttttccattttaagtcttaattgagtcgtCCTATAGGGAAAATGTTAAgaccatttttttattgaactatcgggaaattttaagaaaaacaaaattgttgctcaataataaaattttatttaaaagtaaatttagcattttttctttaaaaaattttttcattaaatttaggatatttATCTATAAAATTGAGATCCTTCTATTAAAGTCTCGTGCCTTTAAAGTAAGGTAAATTAtgctttttgaaattttccatttttttttaaattggtttaaaaaGCTTTTAATTACAGGGATAgcgttgaattaaaaaaaaaaacttcaaacttAAAcagtgaataaaatgttgaactcGCGGGAAATTTGAGggacaaatttccttaaaattataaaattttattcaaaagaaaatttatcacttttttaaaaagatttttttttattaaatttcggaTCATTAAAATTTAGATTCTTCTATTAAAGTCTGAAGACTttaaagtaaggcaaattttcctttaaatgtaattttatttctatagaaaattttgcgaaaattttatttctatagaaaattttgccaaaattttatttctatagaaaattttgccaacattttatttctatagaaaattttgccaaaattttattcctatagaaaattttgtcaaaattttgacaaaattttatttctatagaaatttttaataaatcgcAAAAATTTAGATCCTTCTATTAAAGTATCAAGACTttaaagtaaggcaaattttcctttaaatgtaattttagttatagaaaattttgtcaaaattctatttccatagaaaattttgccaaaattctatttctatagaaaattttggcaaaattttatttctatagaaaaatttgccaaaaatttatttctatagacaattttgtcaaaattttatttctatagaaaattttgtcaaaattttatttctatagaaaattttgtcaaaattttatttctatagaaaattttgtcaaaattttatttctatagaaaattttgacaaaattttgcttctatagaaaggtttttattaaatttcgaaTCGTTAAAATTTAGATCCTTCTATTAAAGTCTCAAGCCTttaaagtaaggcaaattttcctttaaatgtaattttatttatagcaaattttgtcaaaattccgtagaaaattttgccaaaatgttatttgttgttttttatttcagcttaaaaccatacattgactaaactacaagagtagcttaacctcaaaattcggagggttcaagtgtggtttttgttgggtttaataaactgcctgaatttattctgataattggttgatagttttgctgcaagtagatgatgctgatgaggaatgtggtaattccgaaacgtgcgtccatccaaccatcttgcagtctatagggctttgcccaaataaatttgacaaacattcttttcctctgttggttaagctactcttgtagtttagtcaatgtatggttttaagctgaaataaaaaacaacaacaatgcttaaagaacaaaaccaacaataacaaaacaaaacaaatgaaaaagaagaggaggcacgctcaaaataaacccagccatgtgaattcaaatcgatgatttgacagtggcataggaaaagagatatgtttgtttcgaatttatttcggcataagccggctatcaatgtaaaaccttttttcggagggttcaagtgtggtttttgttgggtttaataaactgcctgaatttattctgataattggttgatagttttgctgcaagtagatgatgctgatgaggaatgtggtaattccgaaacgtgcgtccatccaaccatcttgcagtctatagggctttgcccaaataaatttgacaaacattcttttcctctgttggttaagctactcttgtagtttagtcaatgtatggttttaagctgaaataaaaaacaacaacaatgcttaaagaacaaaaccaacaataacaaaacaaaacaaatgaaaatgttatttctttagaaaaaattgccaagattttatttctatagaaaattttttaaaaattttatttctatagaaatttttttcaaaattttatttctatagaaaatgttgtcaaacttttatttatatagaaaatgttgtcaaaattttatttctatagaaaattttgccaaaattttatttatatagaaaattttcgctaaaattttatttatatagaaaatattgccaaaattttatttctaaagaaaattttgccaaaattttatttctaacaaaattttgccaaaattttgtcaacatttttttctgtagaaaatttggtcaaaatttactttatgtagaacattttttcaaaattttatttctgtagaaaattttgtcaaaattttatttctatagcaaattttgccaaaattttatttctttagaaaattttgtaaaaattttatttctatagaaaattttgccaaaattttatttctatagaaaatgttatttatatagaaaattttgtcaaaattttatttccatagaaaaatttgctaaaattttatttctatagaaaattttgtcaaaattttatttctatagaaaatttttttataaaatttcggaTCGCTAAAATTTAGATCCTTCTATTAAAGTCTCAAGCCTttaaagtaaggcaaattttcctttaaatgtaattttatttatagaaaattttgtcaaaattctatttccatagaaaattttgccaaaattttatttctatagaaaaatttgccaaacatttttttctatagaaaattttgtcaaaattttatttctatagaaaattttgtcaaaattctatttccatagaaaattttgccaaaattttatttctatagacaattttttcaaaatcttatttctgtaaaaatctttgacaaacttttatttctatagaaaattttgtctatagaaaatattgtcaaaattgtatttctatagaaaattttatttctatagaaaactttgaaaacttttatttctatagaaaattttgtctatagaaaatattgtctaaattttatttctatagaaataaaaatccaaattgtatttctatagaaaattttgtccaaatttaatttctatagaaaaatttgccaaattttttgttctatagaaaaatttgccaaattttttgttctatagaaaatcttgccaaaattttatttctatagaaaactttgccaaaattttatttctatagaaaattttttcaaaatttgctttctatagaaatttttttcaaaattgtatttctatagaaaatattgtcaaaattgtatttctatagaaaacaaatattttggtttaagaaaattatctttGAATTAACTGAGATTTTGAAGCGTACataaacaaatttcaaaaatctttaGTCTTACTTACCCTACAGGAGCAACCTTTCTTATAGGCTCCGGTAAATCCTGTCCTCTCCACAATGCTCATCTTTTTGTATTCTTTATAATATTGACATGAATTCAATTGATTTCCACGTCCAGCAATGACATAAAGTCTACCAAGTTCTAAATTCACACCACACATACTTTCCGAATCGGAGCTCATAATGCGACCATGACGTAAAGTGCGTTGACCTTCATCGTTCAtctgtttttgttatttgaaaaaaaaaataaattttgtgaatatttttgataaatgttAAGATTTAAGGAAACAAATTAGAATATTACCTTATATGATTTCTTCACTTGTAGCTTATAGACGACTTTATTGGGTACTAATTTGTTAGATTTTCTCATAACACGAACCAAGGCAACtgaaagagaaaaaatttttgaaatttaatttttttttttacaaaaagccatc contains these protein-coding regions:
- the Timp gene encoding tissue inhibitor of metalloproteases, which translates into the protein MQITRLFTLLCPVMLTVLFFATPAKACSCLPAHPQEHYCTADYVALVRVMRKSNKLVPNKVVYKLQVKKSYKMNDEGQRTLRHGRIMSSDSESMCGVNLELGRLYVIAGRGNQLNSCQYYKEYKKMSIVERTGFTGAYKKGCSCRIRLSFGNRSSDKNLSFDECKWSPFSGSDCETRHSACFPSINRSFSEPVIKCRWRKTVSYDDCRSSN